In Paenibacillus guangzhouensis, a single window of DNA contains:
- a CDS encoding carbon-phosphorus lyase complex subunit PhnI, whose protein sequence is MAYVAVKGGSHAIHEAEKLLKYIPWKEGGAPLEVQQIRTGMRLAVDRVMSEGSLYDPDLAALALKQAEGDVLEASFLLRAFRSTLVRNFYTLPIQTENMEVIRRISATFKEVPGGQYLGPTRDYTKRLLDLSRMEEDPSEIMKYVTEYLSENLSEALQQELTGTRASEGEIPVFPRVIELLRAEELLATGELQGEDDIVDDITRHAISFPASRSARLQTMARGESGALMAFAYSSVRGYGDVHPTIGELRVGYVPVEIEHPFYPGEKMTIGRVLVTESEMVVRVHAENHREAAGRAQFAVGYGLCFGHNEDKAISMSILDQTMQQQNADSPAQDEEFVLYHIDGIESSGFISHFKLPHYVDFQAELQRVRSINDSGDRRAEEDGEQEKEATTHGSL, encoded by the coding sequence ATGGCTTATGTCGCAGTCAAAGGTGGAAGCCATGCGATTCACGAAGCAGAGAAACTGCTGAAGTATATTCCATGGAAGGAAGGCGGAGCGCCGCTCGAGGTGCAGCAGATCCGCACAGGAATGCGGCTCGCGGTTGATCGGGTGATGTCTGAAGGTTCCTTGTACGATCCCGACCTCGCGGCACTTGCGCTCAAACAGGCAGAAGGGGATGTACTGGAAGCATCGTTCCTCCTGCGCGCCTTCCGCTCGACGTTGGTGCGTAATTTCTATACGCTGCCGATTCAGACCGAGAATATGGAAGTGATTCGCAGAATTTCGGCGACATTCAAGGAAGTGCCGGGAGGTCAGTATCTTGGACCAACCCGTGATTATACCAAAAGGCTACTGGATTTGAGCCGAATGGAAGAAGATCCATCGGAGATCATGAAGTATGTGACAGAGTATTTGTCCGAGAATTTGTCGGAGGCATTGCAGCAAGAGCTAACGGGGACGAGAGCTAGCGAAGGCGAAATACCGGTATTCCCGCGTGTCATTGAACTGCTGCGAGCGGAAGAGCTGTTGGCAACGGGGGAACTGCAAGGAGAGGATGATATCGTCGATGACATAACACGTCATGCGATCAGCTTCCCGGCATCGCGTTCTGCGCGATTACAGACGATGGCGCGCGGTGAGAGCGGGGCGCTAATGGCCTTCGCTTACTCCAGCGTTCGCGGCTATGGCGATGTTCATCCGACGATTGGCGAATTACGCGTTGGGTATGTACCGGTGGAGATTGAGCATCCGTTCTATCCGGGCGAGAAGATGACCATTGGTCGCGTACTAGTCACGGAATCGGAGATGGTCGTGCGCGTCCATGCAGAGAATCACCGAGAAGCGGCAGGCCGTGCGCAATTTGCCGTGGGATATGGCCTTTGTTTCGGACATAACGAAGATAAGGCGATTTCCATGTCCATTCTGGATCAGACGATGCAGCAGCAGAACGCAGATTCCCCGGCGCAGGATGAGGAGTTCGTACTGTATCATATCGACGGCATTGAATCGTCGGGCTTTATCTCCCATTTCAAACTACCGCACTATGTTGATTTCCAAGCTGAGCTTCAACGCGTTCGTTCCATTAATGATAGCGGCGATCGCAGAGCAGAAGAGGACGGCGAACAGGAGAAGGAGGCGACGACGCATGGAAGCTTATAA
- a CDS encoding alpha-D-ribose 1-methylphosphonate 5-phosphate C-P-lyase PhnJ, with amino-acid sequence MEAYNYAFLDEQTKRELRRKTLKAVAIPGYQVPFGSREMPIARGWGTGGLQVTLSVIGPEDTIKVIDQGSDDSVNACNLRELICQMCDVAPTTDSLEASLIQTRHRIPEEKLREDQILIFQVPLPEVLRTVEPSEQETRRMHAERDYSRMWLHLYEDIVKYGEIRISYDYPVMVNGHYLCDPSPIPRFDVPKLHQADNLFLFGAGREKRIYAIPPYTDVTPLQFEDIPFEVEQFDQPCVKCGSTHTYLEESYDAETGAKQYACSDTSYCEKRQRRAAGESVEIGGIWDGTNPAN; translated from the coding sequence ATGGAAGCTTATAATTACGCTTTTCTGGATGAACAGACGAAGCGGGAGCTGAGACGGAAGACCTTGAAGGCCGTTGCGATTCCAGGATATCAAGTGCCATTCGGTTCTCGTGAGATGCCGATTGCGCGCGGCTGGGGGACCGGCGGCTTGCAGGTAACGTTATCCGTTATTGGACCTGAAGATACGATCAAAGTCATCGACCAAGGCAGCGACGATAGTGTCAATGCATGTAATTTGCGGGAATTGATCTGCCAGATGTGCGACGTTGCGCCGACGACGGATTCGCTGGAAGCCAGCCTTATTCAGACTCGGCACCGGATCCCGGAAGAGAAGCTACGTGAGGACCAGATTTTGATCTTCCAAGTTCCGCTCCCCGAGGTGCTGCGGACGGTCGAGCCGAGTGAGCAGGAGACGCGTCGTATGCATGCGGAACGGGATTATAGCCGGATGTGGCTTCATTTGTACGAGGATATCGTGAAATACGGCGAGATTCGTATTTCGTATGATTATCCGGTGATGGTGAACGGCCATTATCTGTGCGATCCGTCGCCGATTCCGCGGTTCGATGTACCGAAGCTGCATCAAGCGGATAACTTATTTCTATTTGGTGCAGGGCGGGAAAAACGGATTTACGCCATTCCACCGTATACCGATGTGACACCGCTGCAATTCGAGGATATTCCGTTTGAGGTGGAGCAGTTCGATCAGCCATGTGTCAAATGCGGCAGTACGCATACGTACTTGGAAGAGTCATACGATGCGGAGACAGGGGCGAAGCAATATGCATGCTCCGATACGA